cttactttttctgtttttctgcagcagatttttcacgttgtttttgcagttttctgctgtccgttgtttttcttccatgtaGCTCATTACCACTTTGCCAGAGTGGGACATCGATCACGATAACTCACGTAACACAGGATCGTACTTTGCGTGAACTATCCCTCCAAAGGCTTCGTGGCCTTTTTTAGGATGGCAAAGCTTTTTTGAAAGAAGGTTTTTCAAGGTGAACCACAGAGTTGTTGTGTTGTATCATCCAGTAACAGTGTTAAAGCCTAGTTGACCGTGTCTTGTactaaaaggtcaaaggtcgcctGAAAGCGTCCAGTGCCTGACTGTGCTGACCAAACGTGACTCCCACCCACCCGCctctgaaaaaagaagacatagcAGCATGTGCAGTACAAAGGTGTtgttcttctgttcttcttAGTGTGTTTACTAGccttgaaaatcaataaaataagattGACATATTTAAGATGAGGGAGTTCACAGTATTACACAACTGCAGCTAACTAGCAGCGTAGCTGGCATTTTCTTTGCATGACAGTCGGGAcacttgtttttggtgttttcctttttatttgctttctggttTACTGAATGCTGGTATACTCCACCTTTCTCTATCGATTTTCTCAGCTTTTTAAGTGCATATAACTATTTTTGTCTCAAGACGATATGAtgaagatgataatgatgatgatgatcaagtCGATGAGATTAATGACTGTGGCACTATGAGGATGACTGTGAGGATGttgaggatgtgatgaagattATCTCGCATGCTTTTCTATGGGGCTCTGTGTTGTCAGTGCACAACGGCTGCCTTTCGCACGCAGCAGAGAGAATACGACGGGCGTCTGCTGAGCATCTGCACCAAGAGTGGCAGGTGCTTCACTCGGCCTGCGTGTCACTTTGAGGAGCAGCGTTCAGTCCAACTGACAGACTGGAGGCCGTTCAGAGAGTGAATGAGttccagcagggggcgcagtcacacaaagcaaagcacaaacgcacacaggcGGATGGCAGATTGATGCTTATGTTATAACAAGTTGACTTTAGTGTCAGACAATCAGAGGCAACAGCAGTTTATCACTGGAGAATAAGAAGAAGCTTCCGGTATAATGATTGATCAGAGCCGCACCGTTATCACCAAAATGACCGTCCGGATCAAAGTTCAGCACCACGATCGTAATGTTGAGGCgtggttgttttcctctggggaACAAAATCAGTCTCCTTTATTGGTCTGACATCAGAAAGGCTTTTCATGTTCCGAACTAAACTAAACGTACCAACATCGCCCACAAATCAggattgtgtgtgaatgatcGAAGCTGAAATGGTGATAGAGAATGATTCACTGAGCAGGCCTACAGAAAGTACAGTCAGTGTCCTTCTGTGGTGTCTTGAGGTCAGTGCGAGCTCTTAGTCACATGAAGCATCGCTGAGGTCAACGGGAGCCGCTGTGTTCACTCTGAAGCTCTGCCGTCgtctttctgcagcctgtgactgagctgcactgacaacactgaGCTGGCTTCTCTTTGTCGgctgtctttcactctttctcccattccctctgtttccaacctttctcaatcatttctctgcacttggctctttctactttccttttgtctctttttgtctctttgggTTTCTTCtgtataataatattattaatccTCTAGTTCTCTGATTCTTCCCATTATTGCTCTGTTCTCTTACGTGCTACACGTGTTTCTATAACttcaagaaaatgtgttaaggtgtcatcaataaaatgatcatttaaatagaaaagtcagtcagtttctctgattccaaacacagaaagcagcatggcTTTGACTGTTCGTACTGGCAGAAGTAACTCGggacacacatgaactcagtcatgttttcagcagaacatttgcaaagcaggtAGAAAACCAACAAGTTTTTCAACACAACATAAAGTCAGTCCACAGTTATCCAGAGTACATCCTGACGtcatccaacacacactcatgcgctGAAATTTgagcatttgctgtttttatttgggatctttcattattttctcatgtttcatcaactaaataaatcaacacactgATATTAGAAACAGTCTTTAGTCGCAGCCTTAATTCACACAATCTTAAAGTCACTAAAATACTTTGtagagaaatacaaacagcatctgacaccattcaatcatttctgcagacttttctACAGTGAAAGAAGCGCAAATAAGGAAGGAGGCTGAGTTTGTTCATCtggataaaactgaaataatatgtGGAAGATTGTATTTGacacaaatggcaaaaaatgaacagctgaaTTATTACATCAACGTTCtccacagtaaaacatgttgatcacaaaaacatagaaacaatctgaaaatctgcattaacagaaatgcattttgagaAATTTAATGATATCTTTTTAAACTTGgataataaaaagacagaaagtaattgtgaaatgacaaaaataaacaaggcaagatgaggctttctgttcttctatgatttcaaatgaaagcctttttaaaatgtgtgtttgttggtcatccttgaaaacttcaaataaatctgtagatgaaagttttcttattttagtTATCACATTAAATCTACTCGTCCAATTTCTTGCAGCATCTTTATGTCACAAACACCATTTTGGAAAGAACGcttcacacactgaattaatcctaaattcacacttcagtttgtcattctgtgctttggaaatatatttgatGTCAGACACCGACCAAGGAATGTGTTCCATCATGTCAtttgctgaaagagacaaaacgttgttttttatttaacctGGATCTCAaaattttcttcatttgctttcaAATTACAGGATTTTCACCTTTCAAGAACTAACTGTTATTGTCTGTGattgacatgaaagcagcacattataaaaatctGGATGAATCACTTGGACCTCACCATCCTCCCTgatcatcacacagaaacatcactttgacacattttgatagCAGCAGTTTTAGCATCACCAGCCTTTCCAATACTGAAAAATGGgaagagtttctcagtgaaagtgCCTTTGTGAGTGTAGATGTGAGTCATGTCTTCAGGGTCGTAGAAGAACACCTCCCCCCTGTCATagtccagctggactctgatcctctggagactcttcttcactgtgacagtcttACCAAGACCATTACTGTATTTTCCACTATCATGCAATAAACACCAGATTCCATATTCTGGTGAAAGAAATATCTCCCCCTTCCTGTCAACTGACTCTTTAGCCAAACCCACTCTCCAGACAGGAtggtctcccacctccacctcccagctgtgtTTCCCTGAGCTGAAGCCCTCGGAGCCCAGAACAAAATAGTATttagtgtttctctctggattgtcaggaagctgctgctttgtgtctccattcctcacactggtcagatcatcagacagacagagccgggggtgtccagtgtttgggtccagaatgacaggactgaagtggaccttgtccttcatcttcttccagactgtgaaggacaggttgcccaggtgtttggccacatctatcagagctcctgagagcagctgtggatctgacagtgagcactggactctggctctgctctgagtggctttataactgctgaggaatggcacgttgtgtttctgcagctcttcttcaacagcacagatactgtctgacagagaggagatctgctgctcaatcatcttcatctctctgctcacagtcctccccttctgctcctcttcctgcctcagagctgccagtctggactcctcttcctctttcaggaactggtggagcttgttgaactctgctctgatctgcttctctgtggacaacagctgcttcttggagTGTTGAATCActtctttgtatgtttccttcACTCGTTTGtatttgtccctcttgtcctgcagagactgtaagtcagatttcagctggtccttcagctcactgactgcttgTTCTACAGGAACCACCTTGTGACTGTGgtgcagagaaaactcacagacaggacacacagctcgctGCTCGTCCTCACAGTACAAATAAGAGGCATCTGAATGTTCATCACACACGACCtgctctttccctttctctttttctgtctcacatgattcagatttctgtcttcCAGCAAAGGAGTCAGCCAGGTCCTTCAGTGAAAAGTTCACTGCTGGATGGTCctttgaggattttcttttacaaatgggacagttgttgtttttagcttgttcccagaattgttgcaggcagcttgaacagaagctgtggttgcagctcagagacacaggatctctgaaagtctctgaacacacatggcaACTCAGGAAACCTTTGAATAGAGCAGTTTTCTCAGCCATTTGTATCCAAATTGTCTTTCAAAAGGAAGACTCACCAAATTCGTGTCCCTCTGAATTAAAGATCACAATCCTTCTTGTCTTTCTAGTAGATTTCTTTCACCCTGTAATGGCGTCTCAGTCCCAATCAGACACGTCAAAATCAGCTTTaagtttctctttcctcctttgaAGTAAATCattgacagctgacatgatATTTTCTTACCAGCAGATGGGGCTATTTGATTTCTTCACTTCTTATCTGTTAACTTTCCATATGATGAGCCTTGGACTCCTTCAaatgaaaatcatttattttcaagtgaaaaaacaataaatacataacgcagcacactgacattgaaaacaaatgattgacTGTAGAAAAACCTACATTAATACCTAAATTCAAATGTTTGAGGAAATAATCAACACCATGTAGCATCATGTGGAGGGGCATGAAAGGCTGCATGGATACCAGTCCCAGTCCTGTTTTGAAGTAAACTCAGGATTATATTTAGTCCTGGACTAGGCTGATCTTCGACCAGAGAAACCTCAGCAGGTTTAActgaacattaaaacactggaaTAATGTTTTTTTGCTCTGCAACAAACCATTTTGAACACATTCAAAGTCATCCTGTTGTTAAAATATTCAAACCACTGCTTTAgtataatcaatcaatcaatcaatcaatcaatcaatgtgacCATGTTGgtagatgaataaatacatcagtgtttttgcatgtgtatgttttgtgtcGTGTCTCCCACTGGGACTCAAAACATTTAACTGCTCAGTGAAACTAAGATGAgaaaggactgaaaaaaaaaaaaagaaaaaagaaaaaatcaaagcatcaaaaattctgttttctactttttcttctgtcaacACAACAACTTGTGATAGAATGAGAAAGGCTTCTTGTCACCACGGAATATTCTGGTCTGTCGTCATAACAAATGAATCACGTCTTACGTTCCATCAGCGTATCTTGTTAGAATTAcaatattttgtcaaatgacaaactgagcaCTGTTtctggtcacagcagcagcgacaTGCTGCCCTTCTTCTCAAACCTCACGCTCATCTGACGTCACACCTCTGCATCATCaaacttgtttgttgttgttgttgttgcagcatctttttgtttgtgctcgTGGTGCTAAAAAGGTGCTCGTGGAGGGACGCGTGTTGGTGACAACTGATATTTAAGTCCATGTCAGTCATGAAGAAGGCTCTGTAAGCTGAAAGCCTCCACGAGTGTTTTCCTTCATAGCGTGAGTTCAGAAACATCTGCAGGTTGTGAGGTTTGGCTTTGCTGTTCTGTGGTCTGCCTTCTCATTTCAGGGCAGTCCAAtcccacaggctgcagtgtttgagtgtgtgtgtctgcaagcatgtacagtacatctgttgctctcagtgtgtgttctgtagaAACCtggtgggggtgggaggtgtTGTGTGCGAGATGGAAGGAGAAGGCTTTATTTCGGAGGACATATCACTCCCCTGCCTTCATCCCaggactttgttttttctctcgatttctgctttttcatctcttgtttttcacGTGTTATCAGCTTTTCATCATTACAAAGTGCTCGTGCCAGAGGAGGCGGGATTAGTCCGATGGActtcaaagcactgaaaactgtttttgtgggGGTTTGACTTGCGATCAGCTCCTCTGTACTTTGCTCGTCCACCATTGGCTGCCTTCACATTTGTCTCGCCCCTATTGGTCAGACCAAGATATTAAGAGACCGGGCAGTCGGTTTGGTGAGTAGTCCTCAGGTTTCTATTTATttggaatatttatttatttattttagtggatatttttattgtgcttctgtctttcttttctttttcttttcttttcctgttgtgtacAGCTCGTGCACTTGTGCAAgtactgtctgttgttgttcaaAGGGACACTGCTCCATGTGAAACATGATTGTTTTAAAGGGATAGTACACCCAATTTGcatcctgcatgtgtttttctgcaatgaCCAACATGGTGTGacttactttttctgtttttctgcagcagatttttcacgttgtttttgcagttttctgctgtccgttgtttttcttccatgtaGCTCATTACCACTTTGCCAGAGTGGGACATCGATCACGATAACTCACGTAACACAGGATCGTACTTTGCGTGAACTATCCCTCCAAAGGCTTCGTGGCCTTTTTTAGGATGGCAAAGCTTTTTTGAAAGAAGGTTTTTCAAGGTGAACCACAGAGTTGTTGTGTTGTATCATCCAGTAACAGTGTTAAAGCCTAGTTGACCGTGTCTTGTactaaaaggtcaaaggtcgcctGAAAGCGTCCAGTGCCTGACTGTGCTGACCAAACGTGACTCCCACCCACCCGCctctgaaaaaagaagacatagcAGCATGTGCAGTACAAAGGTGTtgttcttctgttcttcttAGTGTGTTTACTAGccttgaaaatcaataaaataagattGACATATTTAAGATGAGGGAGTTCACAGTATTACACAACTGCAGCTAACTAGCAGCGTAGCTGGCATTTTCTTTGCATGACAGTCGGGAcacttgtttttggtgttttcctttttatttgctttctggttTACTGAATGCTGGTATACTCCACCTTTCTCTATCGATTTTCTCAGCTTTTTAAGTGCATATAACTATTTTTGTCTCAAGACGATATGAtgaagatgataatgatgatgatgatcaagtCGATGAGATTAATGACTGTGGCACTATGAGGATGACTGTGAGGATGttgaggatgtgatgaagattATCTCGCATGCTTTTCTATGGGGCTCTGTGTTGTCAGTGCACAACGGCTGCCTTTCGCACGCAGCAGAGAGAATACGACGGGCGTCTGCTGAGCATCTGCACCAAGAGTGGCAGGTGCTTCACTCGGCCTGCGTGTCACTTTGAGGAGCAGCGTTCAGTCCAACTGACAGACTGGAGGCCGTTCAGAGAGTGAATGAGttccagcagggggcgcagtcacacaaagcaaagcacaaacgcacacaggcGGATGGCAGATTGATGCTTATGTTATAACAAGTTGACTTTAGTGTCAGACAATCAGAGGCAACAGCAGTTTATCACTGGAGAATAAGAAGAAGCTTCCGGTATAATGATTGATCAGAGCCGCACCGTTATCACCAAAATGACCGTCCGGATCAAAGTTCAGCACCACGATCGTAATGTTGAGGCgtggttgttttcctctggggaACAAAATCAGTCTCCTTTATTGGTCTGACATCAGAAAGGCTTTTCATGTTCCGAACTAAACTAAACGTACCAACATCGCCCACAAATCAggattgtgtgtgaatgatcGAAGCTGAAATGGTGATAGAGAATGATTCACTGAGCAGGCCTACAGAAAGTACAGTCAGTGTCCTTCTGTGGTGTCTTGAGGTCAGTGCGAGCTCTTAGTCACATGAAGCATCGCTGAGGTCAACGGGAGCCGCTGTGTTCACTCTGAAGCTCTGCCGTCgtctttctgcagcctgtgactgagctgcactgacaacactgaGCTGGCTTCTCTTTGTCGgctgtctttcactctttctcccattccctctgtttccaacctttctcaatcatttctctgcacttggctctttctactttccttttgtctctttttgtctctttgggTTTCTTCtgtataataatattattaatccTCTAGTTCTCTGATTCTTCCCATTATTGCTCTGTTCTCTTACGTGCTACACGTGTTTCTATAACttcaagaaaatgtgttaaggtgtcatcaataaaatgatcatttaaatagaaaagtcagtcagtttctctgattccaaacacagaaagcag
This Chaetodon auriga isolate fChaAug3 chromosome 5, fChaAug3.hap1, whole genome shotgun sequence DNA region includes the following protein-coding sequences:
- the LOC143321358 gene encoding zinc-binding protein A33-like, producing MAEKTALFKGFLSCHVCSETFRDPVSLSCNHSFCSSCLQQFWEQAKNNNCPICKRKSSKDHPAVNFSLKDLADSFAGRQKSESCETEKEKGKEQVVCDEHSDASYLYCEDEQRAVCPVCEFSLHHSHKVVPVEQAVSELKDQLKSDLQSLQDKRDKYKRVKETYKEVIQHSKKQLLSTEKQIRAEFNKLHQFLKEEEESRLAALRQEEEQKGRTVSREMKMIEQQISSLSDSICAVEEELQKHNVPFLSSYKATQSRARVQCSLSDPQLLSGALIDVAKHLGNLSFTVWKKMKDKVHFSPVILDPNTGHPRLCLSDDLTSVRNGDTKQQLPDNPERNTKYYFVLGSEGFSSGKHSWEVEVGDHPVWRVGLAKESVDRKGEIFLSPEYGIWCLLHDSGKYSNGLGKTVTVKKSLQRIRVQLDYDRGEVFFYDPEDMTHIYTHKGTFTEKLFPFFSIGKAGDAKTAAIKMCQSDVSV